From a region of the Suncus etruscus isolate mSunEtr1 chromosome 11, mSunEtr1.pri.cur, whole genome shotgun sequence genome:
- the LOC126022594 gene encoding olfactory receptor 6C74-like, whose amino-acid sequence MENHTTVTVFILVGLTEDPKLKIVLFVILLITYMLSVSGNLIIITLTLLDSQLKTPMYFFLRNFSFLEISYTTTCIPKLLATMATGDRTITYNCCAAQLFFAFLLGSSEFFLLSAMSYDRYVAICKPLHYTTIMNDKVCIRLVLSSWIAGFVIIFPGLIIGLGLEFCDSNIIDHFYCDVAPLLHISCTDTRLLDILILILALVTLLITLILVILSYTYIALTILKFPSANQRKKAFSTCSSHIIVLSISYGSCIFMYIKTSAKDRVSLMKGVSVLNTSVAPLLNPFIYTLRNQQVKQAFKNLLQRLLSFSK is encoded by the coding sequence ATGGAAAACCACACAACAGTAACAGTGTTTATCTTAGTAGGATTGACAGAGGACCCAAAACTGAAGATTGTACTATTTGTCATCCTACTTATCACATACATGTTGAGTGTCTCAGGGAACTTGATTATCATCACTCTCACGTTGTTGGATTCTCAGCTCAAGACtcctatgtatttttttcttcgaaatttttctttcttagaaattTCTTACACAACAACGTGTATCCCCAAACTGCTTGCTACCATGGCCACTGGTGACAGAACAATTACCTATAACTGTTGTGCAGCTCAGTTGTTTTTTGCCTTCCTTCTTGGTTCGTCTGAATTTTTCCTCCTCTCTGCTATGTCCTATGATCGCTATGTTGCCATCTGTAAACCTCTGCATTATACAACCATCATGAACGACAAAGTCTGTATCCGCTTAGTGTTAAGTTCTTGGATTGCTGGTTTTGTCATAATCTTTCCAGGACTCATCATAGGCTTAGGACTGGAATTTTGTGATTCCAATATTATTGATCACTTCTATTGTGATGTTGCGCCTCTCCTACATATCTCCTGCACAGATACACGTTTATTGGACATATTGATCCTTATCTTGGCTTTGGTGACTCTCCTTATTACTTTGATATTGGTCATTCTATCATACACTTATATTGCTCTGaccattttaaaatttccttctGCTAATCAGAGAAAAAAGGCATTTTCTACTTGTTCTTCACACATAATCGTCCTCTCTATCTCATATGGGAGTTGCATCTTTATGTACATTAAAACCTCAGCCAAAGACAGAGTATCCTTAATGAAGGGAGTGTCAGTACTCAACACTTCAGTGGCTCCACTGTTGAATCCTTTCATTTACACTCTAAGAAATCAGCAGGTAAAGCAAGCTTTTAAGAACTTACTACaaagacttctttctttttcaaaataa